The Lactuca sativa cultivar Salinas chromosome 2, Lsat_Salinas_v11, whole genome shotgun sequence genome includes the window ACATTTAGTAATATGTTCTTCAAGATTTGTTACTAAAGTATGTGGGtatgtatcttttttttttttttttttttttgtgtgtatttTAGTGTTTGTATAAGAGAGAGATATTTCacatatatttttaattattataatatttgaaaaacataaaaaataatataaaaaagaaattaaaaggacAATTTTTTATTTGAACATAACAACAAAAATATCACATTTTAAATCATCTATACAAGttccctttttttattttattttattatttttttattttttatactgcACACTTCAACCATTTAACCTGTGAATAATTTGCATAAAGCTAGGGATGTTAATGATAGCTTTTATAAATTGAGGGCAGTGTTTGTAATAAAAATAAGTTAATTGGCGTAACTGTAATCCTTATAACATGATGAGATGTAAGAGAGGTAAACGACACGTGCGACCGAAGGCGCACTCTTTCCATCGTCAAACCCTATCATCTTCTTTGGCTCTCTCTTCGATTCATCTTTCCATCTCCATCGTCCCTCTCATGAAATCGATCAAAACCTtccaatctagggtttcttctccgATCTCGAAGAACCTGAGATCACTACCATCATCATCAATTTTTTGATGATAACTTCTTCTACAGTCAATCCTAGAATCATCATCAATCGCTCCTCTACCAACACCGTCACCGCCGCCATGGCGGGCTCAGTAGACGATCTCGGAGGAGTTGGACCAGCTCCACCAGATTCATGGGAGGTCGCCGACTTAGACGCCACTATGAGCAGGTTGATGCTCTCGTCCAAGCGGGACAACAACTCCGATTCGACTACTACTACTACTTCTTCTCCTCCTCTTCCTCCTTCGGAGTTTGCTTCTGCTTCTTCAACTCCGATTAGGTCATCTTCGGGCGGTGTGCTGGAGAATTTGGTAAATTCTGTCGATCAGTTCCTTCGCGAAGCTTTGCAAAACCCTAGGGAGCGCCTTTCAGGTCTGTCTCTTTTTTTGACGTTTACTGTTTTTATGTGGTCTTTACGAAGGCAAATTTATCATCTGTTGTATGTAATTGTTCTTAAAAGGGATAGATTGCAACTAAGGACATCATAGAATGGAAAACGTAACTCGATATTTTGGTGCTAGCCTCTCTCAGGAGGCTCAAATTGGACTATCTTACATAGCGTGAAGATTAGGCCAACCCCTAATGTTTGTCCTATAATCGGTTCAATCTTCAATGAAAAGTAATGTGAACATTTGTTAGGTTTTAATCGAACTGAATTTTGGCAGAATTTTAGAAATGAAGATACAATAAAAGTAAAACAGAAATTATGCTTTGCTCACTTGGTGTTTGTAGTCGATGTGTGATTAACAAGTTTACTCATCATCTGTGCCACATTGTAATGTCATATGACTAGATCAAAACTAGTTGACGCAAATCATATTGTACTTTACCTGTTTCATTCttgaaatgtcaaaaaaaaaaaaaaccttgaatTAAACATCTTTTTGACTACCCTGTCTTCGTGATTGTGGTTGTTTTAATCAAATTATTGTAAACTGCATCAATCAGACTTACAACCAATGTTGGGCGTAGCCTCTATGTGAATATATGTTGCCCTTTTGTTCAATTGCTTACTTGTATATATGTTGCCCttcttttgttttaatttttagaagAAGTGCATAAACAATCACTGTAATTTTGTTTTCAGTATTACGAATGGAGCAAGATGTGGAGAAGTTCATCAAAGATCCTTCACAACAACAAATGGAATTCCAACAATTGCCCACTTCATATCTGCGGTTAGCAGCACACCGAGTGGCCCAACACTATTCCCTCCAATCCATGGTTCTACTAGACAACACCCTTCCGGATGGTTCCGGATCCAGAATCATCGTACGCAAAACATCCGAATGCCGCCTCCCTCCAATCCGTCTAGCAGACATCCCTGTAAGTATCCCAACAGAAGACCTTCCCACCAATGCTGTGAAAGTTGCAATCAAACAAAGGCCCAACAAACGATCACAAAACTCGGGTGGATCAAACTCAAATTCCTTAAAAAACAATAGTTTAAAAAGCGTGGAGGAAAGAAAAGAAGAATATAACCGAGCACGTGCAAGAATCTTTAGCTCTAGCTCAAGTTCTAGTGGGAAACAGGAGAACGAGCCAAGCCCAAGGGTACAAGAAGTTTTCCAGCATATAAAAATAGAAGAAGTTTCTGTTCCAGGTGATGTGGCGATAGGGAGATCTTCAGTTGATTCGACAGCTGGCAGTAGTAGACCAGGTAGAAGTAGTAGGAcagaaagggaaagggaaagggagCCTATTGTTAGGTCAAGAAGTAATAGTAGAGTGGCAATCTTTCGTGATCGTGAAGTTGAACGTAAGGATCCTGATTATGACAGAAACTATGACAGGTTCTCTCATTTCATCtccatctttctctctctctctctctctctctctctctctctctctctttttgtaTAGACAttgtaaaagttttttttttgtattaaaaaatatatatattttaaaaaaaatttcagaTATGCTCAAAGATTTGATCCAGGGTTTGGGTTTAACGGGGGGAATTATCAGATACAGCCGATGTATACACCGGTTTTGAACTACAATACTGAGTTTCCTCAGCTTGGTTCGGCACATAGATCGCCTATTTCAGCTGAACATCAATCTCATGCGCTGAGTCAGCATCTACCTGGACCGTGGGTTCCACCATCTTCACCTGCAGGAATTGGTTACAGACCTCCAGATGCAATGATGACTCCATATAGTCCTAACCCTAACCATGCTTCTCCTCATTCTGCTTCTGCATTATATATGCAGTATCCATGTCAGCGACCTGGGGTGACTTTCATTCATCCTCGTGAGCAGGTTCAACACTACACACAAGTaagaaatatatgttttttttttctaaatcttTTATTTAATTGGGTATTTTCTTTGATTAAAAAGTAAGTGACACCTGTGTGTGTTGCAGACACAACAGCAGCAATCTGATGCAAGTTTTGGAATAGCCCGGCCCCGGTGAGGGGCATGGGCCATGCCTGCACCCTGTCAGAGAGCATGTCTATAGGATTTATCTGATGTGGCAGAGGTGCAGGCATAAGTTACTGAGGTTGAGTGGATGGATATGACATGTCAGCTGTTGGTCCATTTCATCAATCTCAGTTTTGAGAGCTTCATGATTGTTTGTTTATGGAAGCTCAGTCATTGGTCCCTAGTAATTCATTTGTTGTCAGTCATTGATGACAACAAAAAAATGATATATCAGGAAAGAGTATACAGGAGCTGTGAATGTACACTTTTCTTCCAACCGAAGGTAATACTTTCTTTTGCTCTTTCTTTCAAATCTTTTATGTTGTATTATTTTGCTTTGTATTAAATCATTACTAAATTATTGTTGATGTGGTAAATGCAGCAGCACCATAGAAGCAAAAGAAGGCAGGGAGGCAGCATTATAAATGAAAGGGAAGTCGGGGTGGGTTTTGTTTGTTTGCTTTTGGTTGGTGGTTTCTTgcagaaaaaaaggaaaaaatggCTCCAATCTTTATCTCACGCTTCTTTTGTTAGAAAAATTGACAGCAGTATGTACAAATTTGTGTTTGGAAGTTTGAAACTTGTACTTTCTTGCATGTATGTCACTTTTTATGGTTTTACTGTTTGAACTCAAAGTTCTGCATTTTACTGCTTTCCAAACAAAAATATTTGCATTCAAAGTTTGCCCTAGTTAGAAGTGCACATACACCAAGCTTTGCAGTTAAAAAGACCCATCAATATAGGACCTGGATAAGACGTAGGGCTGTTTGAAAGCCTTTGATTCAGTCTTATAACCTTTTATAGGACTCTTTCTGGATCTGGCAAAAGGGTGGGTTAGGTCTTTTGACTGTATTTGGTTAAAAAGCCAAGGTTATAGACATCCCGAACTTGTGTATTTGGTTAAGGAGGTTTAGGAAAAAAGGCTTAGTGACTGTATTTGTTGTCTTTCAGtgaaaaatatcaagcaaaacgGATATATAGTTGTTTGAGGTCTCCTTGCCATATCGTTTTTACCATTTACCCTTGTTGGACGTGCATTTGTAAGGGTGAGAATGTTTGGTTGTATTAGAAATTAAAGTATTCGATGGTTATTGATTGTGGAAAGGTAACATTTGGGATCAAATTGGCGAATGATCCTGAAAAGTGCAACACAAAAGGATGTGCATGCTACAACATGTTATGCCTTTAAAATATCAGAAAGAGTAAATGTATTTTACAACTTGAAAACTGAAGTTTTTAATATGCAACAATAATGCCAAATAACTTGCAACATAAATCCAGCTACACGACAAGTGCTAAGATTAAAATGTTTAGTGTGCCATACTAGTGGATCTTTTCATATAAAACGTTAAAAAAAGGGTACGCCTTTTATATCTTGGAAAACAGTCTTTATTTTATCAGTAGTTTTTTTACTACTTTGATATGTGTTTTAAGGCCATCAACAATGAGAGTTGTACGAGAGTTTAATGAAATAAATGTGAATATAATATAGAGGAGAGAGAGTGTGGAGTTGAATGACAATTGAATGGTAGAATGAAGTTGTAattaaaaatttattaatttttaaggagttgtaattaaaaaattattaattttttaagaattaaagtGAAGGTGTATATTCTCTTTCCTAGTTGGCAATCCATACAAATCTCCATGGGTTTAATCCATTGGAGATGACCTAAGTTAGTAGGATATCAGTAGTGTTAATTTTGACATTCGAGAAATTACCTTAAACATTATAGAAGAATTATTTATGTTTGAAATTATATTAAATATGTTAAGTACTTGGTCTCTTTTATGAAGTGTTACGGCCTATGTATAATATTTTTCACAACATATTTTATTTGTTAAACGTTTTGAAGTTTTGAGACTTCTGCAATTTAATTAAATGAGTTTCAAGACCTTTGAAAAATGATTTATAGTATAAATTCAAACGAATCTATACAAAAGGTGTTTCCCATGGTGTTCAAATGGGAACTATTTTTTTAGAACTACAAAACATTTCTGACATTACTTCTAAACTATTTATTTTGTTTTCAACAAGAATTAAATCCTTAATCTTTGGCTGATGAACAACTTTTCATCAACATTTGATACCGTTGGACTATAAGCTTTTGATAAATGGAAACCAGTTACGAAGTGCTTGCATGGGATATTAGGTCTAGATCTCCTTAACACCTTAAAAGAAACTTTCGCCTACTTTTGATTTTGTATATAAGGTATAACTGTTAAAACCAACAAACAAGAACACAAACTCAAATGAGGCGGTTAGAGTATACCATTTTTTACGATAAAATTGTAACAATCATTATACAAAGGATGGACGTTACAATCATTACATGAGTCGGTTAGGGTATATCCTTTTTCACGAGAAACTTTTTACCATCATTATACAAAAAATTAGACGTTACAATCATTATGTATTGCTTTCTAACTATAAAAAAGGTTCGTATCAATAGTACACCACATAATTTCTCTGAGTACTAGAAAGACCTTGGACAATCCTCCCACATTTCACATATGGTCTCGATGAATCTGCATGATTTAATCTATCTTTCTCTTGTTTATCAGGTCATAAGTCCTCTTGACATAACCATCTTGTTTCAACACGACATACATCATGTGTTCAAGTGTTTTATTTTCTAAAGCATAAAACACTTGATGGTTATTATCACAATCTTTTTATAACCATTATAAGAATCACACACGTTATCCAGTTTCAATTATATCCCCAAAACTAAAAGAGTGCGTCTAGCTTTAACATAGTGGCGAGTTCAGAAATTCTTTGGTAGGTGTGTAGGACACTAACAATTTCTTAAAGAACATTAAGGCCATTAGATAACTCCAGCAACAATTCAACTTAATATAACTAATAACTAGTTTCTTATCTTCCACCTACATATTCCAACTGAAATCGATTTTTTACATATTATCAACCCAACCAATACCAATTTCTTTTTAtataattcatgattaattttattatattatgcaaactatatatattatgttttcaATTTACAACCCCCTTTTTACTATTTTTAAAATCATGCAAAATAAAAACTATTTGCTTTATAAAATAAACTAATATTAATAACAAGATAAGGTTTATGTAAGTCAAAGAAATCAATAAATATGATACATGAAACAAACGATCATCAGTCGTATGCACCAATAAGTTGTGAAATCATTAAAAACATGTTTTAACATTCCAATTAAATTGCTCTTTTGATCTCCCCACAATAAAGCCCCCTTAAAAATCTTCTTTTCTTGCATAATCAatcataacaaacaaacaaacaacatacaCGTCTACCGCAACTTTTACCCCACATTCAAATTCCGTTATTATAGTTACAACTTGTCTTTAACAAATAAAAAatcatttataataataatatatgcaAACATATAAAAagcataactttttttttttccgaaTAAAAATAAATTAGGCATTTCAAATTTTCCAATGAAAATATTCCCCATAATTAATGATTTTTATCCGTGACTTTAGGCAAAATCTCATCTCATTCAGATGTATTTTTTTGATAAAAGGAAATTCCAGTTTTCATGGACAGTTAGCAAAGaaggattttaaaaaaaaaaaaaagaaaaaaaagaaagaaagtagAAGTTGCTTTCCACATAAATACTTGATGTCTGTTTCATGTGACCATTCATGCTTTTTTTCTTCGTTTTATCACTTAAACTCCTAACTTACACTTTATGCatctatatatatacaaacaaccCCATTAATTTTTCTTCCATAAACACCCTCcagccaccaccatcaccaccacctatACAAGGCTCACATACACACACAGGTAAtccacataaaaatcatattattaaataCATGTTCTGTGATTATTATATGAGTTTtagatatttttttcttttttgcacAATCCAGACGCTTGCCAGATTTGTAATGTCAttttaaagagaaaaaaaaaacgtttttaggAAAAAACATTCCGCCACATCTTTTAAAGGGTACTTTAGACATTTGATACACATGATTGAGCTTGGTTTTTTAGGGAAGAGAAGAAAGGGTAGAGAGATGGAAAAGTTAAACTCGGAGTTGTATCTGAGAAACTGCAGAATCATTCAAGAGAACGAGAGGCTAAGAAAGAGAGCTCAACAGCTGGACAAGGAGAATCAAGCCCTACTGACCGAGTTAAAACAGAAACTCAGTGAGCCTAACTGCACTCAAAAACCTCAACTCGACCTCCAACTCAGTTCTTCCGGTTCACAAAACGAGAAGAACAAATCCACTAAAACCAAAGGACAGGATTAGAGAATCAAAAAATTTATATGTATTTCTTCATGTTTCATGTGCCATACATACCATACCATACCATACCATACATCCCATCAGGAATTTTAAATTTATCATCAAATCCGAAACTTaatgtttactctccaaattaaaaaaaatacagttCAATTGACTATTAAAAGAATGTAGAAATGTCTTAATAATTAATCCACGTTCAGTTTTCGGTCTACACTTGAAAATGTTTGGTAAAATGCCTTGAAATGGTTGTAGGCAATATCTATGTCTTCCTTTCCGCATATCTCTCTTACACtgcaatttttttataaaaaagattaaaaaaaaaaaagagcaagaaattccaataaaaaaataaaccaaatttaACACCTGTGCATGGAAAGCTGAGGAATGCCACAATCAACTGTTCGGATACCAATTCCAGAAGCAAGTATAGGACCAATAGTTGATCCACATCCCATATCATTTCTTACCACAAAATCCTGCATATTATAAAATCAAATAAAACCCTTTTATCagcaaataatatataaaaaaacattaatcatTGTAAAATTACTAACACACAGGCTCACCTGAGTTGGAAGGTTGTGGATTTTAGCAACTTCTTTAAAAAGAAAAGCTGTAATTCCACTTGTAGCATATCGTTGGTTTGCATTGTGCTTTATCACAAGACCCTTGTGCAATTCTGGGCGATGGTGTTCTTCATGCTTTTCCATAAAATTAGGGTGAACTCCATGAGCCATGTCAGCAGAAACTACAACATAAAACAAAAAAACTTTtacaaaaaatgtaaaaattataTTTGACACAAAAGCTTTCACATTTATACAAA containing:
- the LOC111916259 gene encoding uncharacterized protein LOC111916259 encodes the protein MITSSTVNPRIIINRSSTNTVTAAMAGSVDDLGGVGPAPPDSWEVADLDATMSRLMLSSKRDNNSDSTTTTTSSPPLPPSEFASASSTPIRSSSGGVLENLVNSVDQFLREALQNPRERLSVLRMEQDVEKFIKDPSQQQMEFQQLPTSYLRLAAHRVAQHYSLQSMVLLDNTLPDGSGSRIIVRKTSECRLPPIRLADIPVSIPTEDLPTNAVKVAIKQRPNKRSQNSGGSNSNSLKNNSLKSVEERKEEYNRARARIFSSSSSSSGKQENEPSPRVQEVFQHIKIEEVSVPGDVAIGRSSVDSTAGSSRPGRSSRTEREREREPIVRSRSNSRVAIFRDREVERKDPDYDRNYDRYAQRFDPGFGFNGGNYQIQPMYTPVLNYNTEFPQLGSAHRSPISAEHQSHALSQHLPGPWVPPSSPAGIGYRPPDAMMTPYSPNPNHASPHSASALYMQYPCQRPGVTFIHPREQVQHYTQTQQQQSDASFGIARPR
- the LOC128132235 gene encoding uncharacterized protein LOC128132235, which codes for MLFFFVLSLKLLTYTLCIYIYTNNPINFSSINTLQPPPSPPPIQGSHTHTGKRRKGREMEKLNSELYLRNCRIIQENERLRKRAQQLDKENQALLTELKQKLSEPNCTQKPQLDLQLSSSGSQNEKNKSTKTKGQD